One window of Deltaproteobacteria bacterium genomic DNA carries:
- a CDS encoding ATP-binding cassette domain-containing protein: MNENEERSPIISLRKVVKIYNPQHPNCVEVLKGVDLDVVPGEMLAVVGASGVGKSTLLHLMGTLDRPTSGTIRFGTLDVSGMDNIELARFRNRTIGFVFQ; the protein is encoded by the coding sequence ATGAATGAGAACGAAGAACGTTCTCCCATTATATCATTACGCAAGGTCGTAAAAATCTACAACCCGCAGCACCCGAATTGTGTGGAAGTGCTCAAAGGGGTCGATCTTGACGTGGTTCCCGGTGAAATGCTGGCCGTCGTGGGCGCGTCCGGAGTAGGCAAATCCACGCTTCTTCATCTCATGGGAACCTTGGATCGCCCGACTTCAGGGACCATCCGCTTCGGGACTCTTGACGTATCGGGAATGGACAACATAGAATTGGCCCGATTCCGCAATCGCACGATTGGCTTTGTATTTCAAT
- a CDS encoding lipoprotein-releasing ABC transporter permease subunit — MSFESFIGLRYLKAKRKQTFISIITVISVGGVALGVTALIVVLSVMSGFQQDLKAKILGMNAHVIVLKNGATVTGYRELEEKVKELEDVVGVSPFIYSQVMVRNQDYVSGAVLRGIDPKTINDVTLLGSAITRGALDSLDSAENHIIIGKELALNLGTSLGDSVQVISPIGRRTPMGRQPTMETYQVTGLLESGMYEYDSTFAFVSLAKAQEFLGFGDEVTGLEVRVKDLYQSHIVASEISRKLGFPYWAKDWKRMNRNLFSALKLEKITMFIILTLIIIVAAFNIVSTLIMMVMEKNKDIAILKSMGATSKSILKIFLFEGLVIGTIGTAIGLAGGLFLCFLLKRYQFIQLPSDVYYISTLPVRMDIPDIVIVCVSAIAITFLATLYPAWQASRLNPAEVLRYE, encoded by the coding sequence AGACCTTCATTTCCATCATCACGGTTATTTCCGTCGGAGGCGTAGCCCTGGGGGTCACCGCTTTGATTGTGGTTCTCAGTGTGATGAGCGGTTTTCAACAGGACCTGAAGGCCAAGATTCTGGGAATGAATGCGCACGTCATCGTGTTGAAGAACGGGGCCACTGTCACCGGATACCGGGAACTCGAGGAAAAGGTGAAAGAACTCGAGGACGTGGTCGGGGTTTCGCCTTTTATTTACTCTCAGGTCATGGTGCGCAACCAGGATTATGTTTCCGGAGCCGTGCTGAGAGGAATCGATCCCAAAACGATTAACGACGTCACTCTCCTAGGCTCGGCCATCACCCGTGGCGCCCTCGACTCCTTGGATTCAGCCGAAAACCATATTATTATCGGCAAAGAGCTGGCGCTGAATTTGGGTACGAGCCTTGGCGATTCGGTTCAGGTCATTTCGCCCATTGGAAGGAGGACGCCCATGGGCCGGCAACCCACCATGGAAACGTATCAAGTGACGGGCCTTCTCGAGTCGGGAATGTACGAATACGATTCGACCTTTGCGTTCGTGTCGCTGGCAAAGGCCCAGGAATTCTTGGGCTTTGGGGATGAGGTTACAGGGCTGGAAGTTCGAGTCAAGGACCTTTATCAATCCCATATTGTAGCATCCGAGATCAGTCGTAAACTCGGCTTTCCGTACTGGGCAAAAGATTGGAAAAGGATGAACCGAAACCTTTTTTCCGCTTTGAAGCTGGAAAAAATCACGATGTTCATCATTTTGACATTGATCATTATAGTGGCGGCATTTAATATCGTCAGTACCTTGATCATGATGGTAATGGAGAAGAATAAAGACATAGCGATCCTGAAGTCTATGGGGGCCACATCAAAAAGCATATTGAAAATCTTCCTGTTTGAAGGATTAGTCATTGGAACGATCGGTACCGCCATAGGTCTCGCCGGCGGCTTGTTTCTCTGTTTCCTGCTCAAGAGATACCAATTCATACAACTTCCGAGCGACGTATATTATATATCTACATTGCCGGTAAGAATGGATATTCCGGATATCGTAATCGTCTGCGTCTCGGCCATTGCAATTACATTCCTAGCGACCTTGTATCCCGCCTGGCAGGCCTCGAGATTGAATCCGGCAGAGGTACTTCGATATGAATGA